A genomic segment from Nonomuraea helvata encodes:
- a CDS encoding YrhB domain-containing protein: protein MIDREHAVRLIEGLLRADRETVDRHGQVMPLAITRVTEHRLGWIVSYQSQAYLRSGSTGDLLAGNGPYLVDRHDGSIHLIPVTDYVAGLWEEDYEQRIKPIGSVENDPHIDIPFATEVHEVLADGRIAAIRLLRRRAPSLNMTQASDYIAAIETGQRPTAELIELVRPPEPFSPRLGIVTITGPLLSATDPPEAELGVPQRPGVTPKMKSKSEQPD from the coding sequence ATGATCGACAGAGAGCACGCCGTGCGCTTGATCGAAGGATTGCTCCGTGCTGACCGCGAGACCGTGGATCGTCACGGCCAAGTCATGCCCCTTGCGATCACCAGGGTCACCGAGCACCGCCTCGGCTGGATCGTCAGCTATCAGTCCCAGGCGTACCTCCGCAGCGGCAGCACCGGCGATCTGCTTGCCGGCAACGGCCCCTATCTCGTCGACCGCCATGACGGCAGCATCCATCTCATCCCCGTCACCGACTACGTCGCCGGGCTCTGGGAAGAGGACTACGAACAGCGCATCAAACCCATCGGCTCTGTTGAGAACGACCCTCATATCGACATCCCATTCGCGACCGAAGTTCACGAGGTGCTGGCGGACGGTCGGATCGCCGCCATCCGCCTCCTCCGGCGACGCGCTCCCAGCCTGAACATGACCCAAGCCAGTGACTACATTGCCGCGATCGAGACCGGCCAGCGCCCAACAGCCGAGTTGATCGAACTGGTCAGGCCACCCGAACCGTTCTCACCCCGACTGGGGATCGTGACCATCACGGGCCCCCTCCTGTCGGCCACTGACCCTCCTGAAGCCGAGCTCGGCGTGCCCCAGCGCCCAGGGGTGACGCCGAAAATGAAAAGTAAATCCGAACAACCAGACTGA
- a CDS encoding IS5 family transposase, translating to MSDKEWQVIEPVMPHPAWLHGNGGRPEKYCRRLIVDAIRYVVDNGCKWRNLPADFLVPWRTVHAIFTRWWQDGDLYALHNDLREQVRIADGREPEPSAGIIDSQSLRAAETVAAGSRGYDAAKKVQGTKRHVIVDTLGLLLVVIVTAASVQDRDGAKPALARLRDWYERIALIWADSAYAGKLVTWAKKHVRLTVEIVKRSDDVSGFVVLPRILWNLFCQAALIGRGQLGAGSPSRMTLLTTGSKPRTGCSWLPPSGVISTGLPSSLPIARRKSQSVSTPF from the coding sequence ATGAGCGACAAAGAATGGCAGGTCATCGAGCCGGTCATGCCCCATCCGGCCTGGTTACACGGCAACGGCGGACGACCCGAGAAGTACTGCCGCCGCTTGATCGTGGACGCCATCCGATACGTGGTCGACAACGGTTGCAAATGGCGCAATCTGCCCGCCGACTTCCTGGTGCCCTGGCGCACCGTCCATGCGATCTTCACGCGCTGGTGGCAGGACGGTGATCTCTATGCTCTCCACAATGACCTGCGCGAACAGGTCCGGATAGCCGACGGGCGCGAGCCGGAGCCCAGCGCGGGGATCATCGATTCGCAGTCGCTGCGGGCCGCCGAGACCGTCGCCGCCGGCTCGCGCGGATATGACGCGGCCAAGAAAGTGCAGGGCACCAAGCGGCACGTCATCGTGGACACCCTGGGCCTGCTGCTGGTCGTCATCGTCACCGCCGCCAGCGTCCAGGACCGCGACGGCGCCAAGCCCGCGCTGGCGCGTCTGCGCGACTGGTACGAGCGAATCGCGCTGATCTGGGCCGACAGCGCCTACGCCGGCAAGCTCGTGACCTGGGCCAAAAAGCACGTCCGGCTCACTGTGGAGATCGTCAAGCGCAGTGACGATGTCAGCGGCTTCGTGGTCCTTCCCCGCATTCTGTGGAATCTGTTTTGTCAAGCCGCGCTGATCGGTCGCGGTCAGTTGGGTGCCGGATCCCCGAGCAGGATGACCTTGCTGACAACGGGATCGAAGCCGAGGACCGGGTGTTCTTGGCTTCCGCCTTCCGGGGTCATCAGCACCGGCTTGCCGAGTTCGCTCCCGATCGCCCGAAGGAAGTCGCAGAGTGTGTCGACCCCCTTTTGA
- a CDS encoding tyrosine-type recombinase/integrase — MAVDTAAADVTWTWPFDPSRYQQRDGLTAQEVSALQQLGTDLRRRPGRHNPDAPGWTAIEWLLHPLDDVRASLWCPDSTYQRQGMNDAIALILLRCIGQGRTFWCWTAEDWLQLIGVGTAEFRKSSPGWVDGTARSTLAAYAYLLSGFTDFDRLGGFQRLPLSRRVFGEELVEQAHQQVKRVLYGWGYRIESDVDSRISPVLCQALLLNRSPLLQDLTTEAFARLRQHPAMRRPHIGALHAIQRAVASIGFCEPPPSPFRGRMPEIEGTARPWADWVERWHATSTLAPKTRATARSVLSKIGRWLAEEHPEITEPGQWTRRTCASWIAALDRMSIGDYVQRRGGLGDRQGQPISAETKAGYLTATRAFFRDCQEWEWIPRRFDPTRALATPRTVLAMLGPDPRVIADDIWAKLLWAGLNIQPEDLPTSYNSLRYPLEFLRAVSLAWLFSGQRSAEIARLRVGCVRWQHDGFSIPGDSREVLARDAVCLLDVPTHKTGTAFTKPVDPLLGKAIEAWEAARPSQPILTDRKTGDQVHLLFALRAHAMDKTYINRTIIPALCRKAGVPAADARGAITSHRARSTIASQLYNAKEPMTLFELQAWLGHRSPESTQHYAKITPNTLARAYNDAGYFERNVRTIEVLVDRDAVTSGAAANGEPWQYYDLGHGYCTYTFFEQCPHRMACARCDFYTPKTSSKGQLLEAKDNLQRMRANVPLTDDERAAVDDGQAALDKLLERLADIPTPSGATPRQIGIPAQATLLPVIAVNQKPT; from the coding sequence GTGGCCGTCGACACGGCGGCCGCGGACGTCACGTGGACATGGCCGTTCGACCCGTCTCGCTACCAGCAGCGCGATGGTCTTACTGCCCAGGAGGTGTCAGCGCTTCAGCAGCTGGGCACCGACCTGCGTCGCCGGCCAGGCCGCCACAACCCCGACGCTCCGGGGTGGACAGCCATCGAATGGCTGCTCCACCCGCTCGACGACGTCCGGGCGTCATTGTGGTGCCCGGACAGCACATACCAACGCCAGGGCATGAACGACGCCATCGCCCTGATCCTGCTGCGCTGCATCGGGCAGGGCAGGACGTTCTGGTGCTGGACCGCAGAGGACTGGCTTCAGCTGATCGGCGTCGGCACCGCGGAGTTCCGCAAGTCCAGCCCAGGGTGGGTCGATGGGACCGCGCGGTCGACCCTAGCCGCATACGCCTACCTGCTTAGCGGCTTCACCGACTTCGACCGCCTCGGTGGGTTCCAGCGCCTCCCGCTGAGCCGACGCGTGTTCGGTGAAGAACTCGTCGAACAGGCCCACCAGCAGGTCAAGCGGGTCCTCTACGGATGGGGCTACCGGATCGAGTCCGACGTGGACTCTCGAATCTCTCCGGTCCTCTGCCAGGCCCTTCTGCTCAACCGCAGCCCACTGCTGCAAGACCTGACCACCGAGGCGTTCGCCCGGCTGCGCCAACACCCCGCTATGCGACGCCCACACATCGGGGCCCTGCATGCCATCCAACGCGCCGTCGCCTCCATCGGCTTCTGCGAACCCCCACCCTCCCCTTTTCGGGGGCGGATGCCTGAAATCGAGGGCACCGCGCGGCCGTGGGCGGATTGGGTCGAGCGGTGGCACGCCACCTCCACGCTCGCACCCAAGACCCGCGCGACCGCTCGCAGCGTCTTATCCAAGATCGGCCGCTGGCTCGCTGAGGAACACCCGGAGATCACCGAACCCGGCCAGTGGACCCGGCGGACCTGCGCGTCCTGGATCGCCGCGCTGGATCGGATGAGTATCGGTGACTACGTCCAGCGACGCGGCGGCCTGGGCGACAGGCAAGGACAGCCGATCTCCGCAGAAACCAAGGCCGGCTACCTGACCGCGACCAGGGCGTTCTTCCGCGACTGCCAGGAGTGGGAGTGGATCCCCCGACGCTTCGACCCCACTCGAGCCCTCGCCACGCCCAGAACCGTCCTGGCGATGCTCGGACCGGACCCCCGCGTGATCGCCGACGACATCTGGGCCAAGCTGCTCTGGGCCGGGCTGAACATCCAGCCCGAGGACTTGCCGACCAGCTACAACAGCCTTCGCTACCCCCTTGAGTTCCTCCGGGCTGTATCCCTGGCCTGGCTCTTCAGCGGCCAGCGCAGCGCGGAGATCGCCCGACTGCGAGTCGGCTGCGTCCGCTGGCAGCACGACGGATTCTCCATCCCCGGCGACTCCCGCGAGGTCCTGGCCCGGGACGCGGTCTGCCTCCTGGACGTGCCCACCCACAAGACCGGCACCGCGTTCACCAAACCGGTCGATCCGTTGCTGGGCAAGGCGATCGAGGCATGGGAGGCCGCTCGGCCGAGCCAGCCGATCCTGACGGATCGCAAGACCGGAGACCAAGTGCACCTGCTGTTCGCGCTGCGGGCCCACGCGATGGACAAGACCTACATCAACAGGACGATCATCCCCGCCCTATGCCGCAAGGCCGGAGTTCCCGCCGCGGACGCGCGTGGCGCCATCACCAGCCACCGGGCACGGTCCACAATCGCCAGCCAGCTCTACAACGCCAAAGAGCCGATGACCCTGTTCGAGCTGCAAGCATGGCTCGGGCACCGAAGCCCGGAATCGACCCAGCACTACGCCAAGATCACGCCGAACACGCTGGCCAGAGCCTACAACGACGCCGGCTACTTCGAACGCAACGTGCGCACCATCGAGGTCCTCGTCGACCGGGACGCCGTCACCTCCGGCGCCGCCGCGAATGGCGAGCCCTGGCAGTACTACGACCTCGGACACGGCTACTGCACCTACACCTTCTTCGAGCAGTGCCCACATCGAATGGCCTGCGCCCGCTGCGACTTCTACACCCCGAAGACGTCCAGCAAGGGCCAACTCCTGGAGGCCAAGGACAACCTCCAGCGCATGCGGGCCAACGTTCCGCTCACCGACGACGAACGAGCGGCCGTCGACGACGGCCAGGCCGCCCTTGACAAGCTTCTGGAACGTCTCGCCGACATCCCCACACCGTCCGGTGCGACGCCGCGGCAGATCGGCATTCCAGCCCAGGCGACGCTGCTCCCGGTCATCGCTGTCAACCAGAAGCCGACCTAA
- a CDS encoding tyrosine-type recombinase/integrase: MGGTVVLEEKWPVLVRHERAAEWLRVWTDLGRAPRTIDAYARGLAEYLAMCDREGVDPLAANRAHVAAYVRELTERPSHKGANVMSIDSGSGLANATIQQRLVPVRLFYDYLMEEGLREFNPVGRGRYTPGRRHGGHRRGLVPRLTKLPWIPTEQQWTDILAVAADEPVRNRVMLALAYDAALRREELCSLRTDDLDPAHRTLRVRAETTKNRRERVVPYSAPTGVLLSGYLTHRATISRARGPLFLSESRRNHAQPLSLWTWSKVVRRIALAAGLPRFSTHTTRHLCLTDLARMGWELHAIATFAGHRSTDSTLTYIHLSGRDLADKLTKGMNQIHAWRVEMLARLGEQGLGAVRR; this comes from the coding sequence TTGGGCGGCACGGTGGTGCTGGAGGAGAAATGGCCGGTCCTGGTCAGGCACGAGCGGGCGGCCGAATGGCTGCGGGTGTGGACCGATCTCGGGCGGGCACCTCGGACGATCGACGCGTACGCGCGAGGGCTGGCCGAGTACCTGGCTATGTGCGACCGGGAGGGCGTCGACCCGCTGGCCGCGAACCGGGCGCACGTCGCCGCCTACGTGCGTGAGCTGACTGAGCGTCCCAGCCACAAGGGCGCGAACGTGATGTCGATCGACTCCGGGTCGGGCCTAGCCAACGCCACCATCCAGCAGCGGTTGGTTCCCGTCCGGCTGTTCTACGACTACCTGATGGAGGAAGGGCTGCGGGAGTTCAACCCGGTCGGCCGGGGCCGTTACACGCCCGGTCGTCGTCACGGCGGGCATCGGCGGGGCCTGGTGCCGAGGCTGACCAAGCTGCCGTGGATCCCCACTGAGCAGCAGTGGACGGACATCCTGGCTGTCGCCGCTGATGAGCCGGTCCGCAACCGGGTGATGCTCGCGTTGGCATACGACGCGGCGTTGCGCCGGGAGGAGTTGTGCTCGCTGCGCACCGATGACCTGGACCCGGCCCACCGGACGCTGCGGGTGCGGGCAGAGACGACGAAGAACCGACGGGAGCGTGTGGTGCCGTACTCCGCGCCTACCGGCGTGCTGCTGTCCGGCTACCTTACTCACCGCGCCACGATCAGCCGGGCACGCGGGCCGCTGTTCCTGTCGGAGTCGCGCCGCAACCACGCTCAACCGCTGAGCCTGTGGACCTGGTCCAAGGTCGTCCGCCGGATCGCCCTGGCCGCCGGCCTCCCGCGTTTCTCCACCCACACCACCCGGCACCTGTGCCTGACCGACCTGGCCCGGATGGGGTGGGAACTGCACGCCATCGCCACCTTCGCCGGCCACCGCTCGACCGACTCGACGCTCACCTACATTCACTTGTCCGGCCGCGACCTGGCGGACAAGCTCACCAAGGGCATGAATCAGATCCATGCCTGGCGCGTGGAGATGCTCGCCCGCCTCGGCGAGCAGGGGCTCGGAGCCGTGCGCCGGTGA
- a CDS encoding RNA methyltransferase, with amino-acid sequence MRPSGRSGSAWHYRKVLEYVTDADDPRLSDYTRLRDVELRKSLEASRGLFLAEGEKVIRRAIGAGYPIRSVLTTRRWLASLEDVLGDALVYVVSDEIMSGIAGFQVHRGALASMERLPLPSVETLLKGHARRLLVLEDLVDHSNVGVAKQHPRRILVLEDLVDHSNVGAIFRSAAALGVDAIILSPRCADPLYRRAVKVSMGAVFSIPYARMDNWFEGLSQLREAGFQTLALTPDQTTTPIDTVKLGDRVALLLGSEGDGLSSHWLEEADEAVCIPMSAAAMAAGVDSLNVVAAAAIACHGLMRSAELPR; translated from the coding sequence ATGCGACCGTCTGGCAGGTCAGGCAGCGCATGGCACTATCGGAAGGTGCTTGAGTATGTAACCGACGCCGACGACCCCCGCCTGTCCGACTACACCCGGCTCAGGGACGTGGAGCTGCGCAAGAGCCTGGAGGCCTCGCGCGGCCTGTTCCTGGCGGAGGGGGAGAAGGTGATCAGGCGGGCCATCGGCGCCGGCTATCCGATCCGCTCGGTCCTGACCACGCGCCGCTGGCTGGCCTCGCTCGAGGACGTCCTCGGGGACGCGCTCGTCTACGTGGTGAGCGACGAGATCATGTCGGGCATCGCGGGCTTCCAGGTCCATCGCGGTGCCCTGGCCTCGATGGAGCGCCTCCCCCTGCCCTCCGTCGAGACCCTGCTGAAGGGGCACGCGCGGCGGCTGCTCGTCCTGGAGGACCTGGTGGACCACTCCAACGTCGGAGTTGCGAAACAACACCCTCGGCGGATTCTGGTTCTAGAGGATTTGGTTGATCACAGCAACGTTGGCGCGATCTTCAGGTCGGCGGCTGCGTTGGGGGTGGACGCGATCATCTTGTCGCCCCGGTGCGCCGATCCGCTGTACCGGCGGGCGGTGAAGGTCTCGATGGGGGCGGTGTTCTCGATCCCGTACGCGCGTATGGACAACTGGTTCGAGGGGCTGTCGCAGTTGCGGGAAGCAGGTTTCCAGACGCTGGCTCTAACCCCGGATCAGACGACCACACCCATAGACACGGTCAAGCTGGGGGATCGGGTGGCGCTGTTGCTGGGTTCCGAAGGCGATGGGCTGTCGTCCCACTGGCTGGAGGAGGCCGATGAGGCGGTGTGTATCCCCATGAGCGCGGCGGCGATGGCAGCGGGCGTGGACTCGCTGAACGTCGTGGCTGCGGCGGCCATCGCTTGCCATGGACTGATGAGGTCAGCGGAGTTGCCGCGCTAA
- a CDS encoding DUF4184 family protein: MDKFARIMSADRNGGGPGLPFTPSHMAAVVPLMSSPRVRRFADPWALALGAMVPDLPIFLPFLPDYGKWHSWVGVVTIDLASVLLLLPLFHGVFREPLISLLPPSLGGRAAVLASSRPQLVPMAVGAVIGAASHVFWDSFTHSSGPGEWGDWLSIRVFGVIRLFRLLQYVSSVIGLAIVLWWGWRGLSRMADSPVPERLRVSRRVRGLVMLLCSIGTIAGAFLWPLVDEPAPELGIPSVLTKTGAGTLIGLCLVLTCYATVWQVRQRMALSEGA, encoded by the coding sequence ATGGACAAGTTTGCCCGCATAATGAGCGCTGATCGCAACGGAGGGGGGCCCGGTTTGCCGTTCACGCCCAGTCACATGGCCGCGGTGGTGCCGCTGATGTCGTCGCCGCGCGTACGCAGGTTCGCCGATCCGTGGGCGCTGGCGCTCGGGGCGATGGTCCCCGACCTGCCGATCTTCCTGCCGTTCCTGCCCGACTACGGCAAATGGCACTCCTGGGTCGGCGTGGTCACCATCGACCTCGCCTCCGTCCTGCTGCTGCTGCCGCTCTTCCACGGCGTCTTCAGGGAACCCCTGATCTCGCTGCTCCCGCCCTCGCTCGGGGGCCGCGCCGCCGTCCTGGCCTCCTCGCGGCCCCAACTCGTCCCCATGGCCGTCGGAGCGGTGATCGGCGCGGCCTCCCACGTCTTCTGGGACTCCTTCACGCACTCCAGCGGCCCCGGAGAGTGGGGTGACTGGCTGTCGATCCGGGTGTTCGGCGTGATCAGGCTCTTCCGGCTGCTGCAGTACGTCTCGTCCGTGATCGGCCTGGCCATCGTGCTGTGGTGGGGATGGCGCGGCCTGTCCCGGATGGCGGACAGTCCCGTGCCCGAACGCCTGCGGGTCAGCCGGCGCGTGCGGGGGCTCGTCATGCTGCTGTGCTCGATCGGCACGATCGCGGGCGCGTTCCTCTGGCCTCTCGTGGACGAGCCCGCTCCGGAGCTCGGCATCCCCAGCGTGCTCACCAAGACGGGCGCGGGCACCTTGATCGGCCTGTGCCTGGTGCTGACCTGCTATGCGACCGTCTGGCAGGTCAGGCAGCGCATGGCACTATCGGAAGGTGCTTGA
- a CDS encoding cation transporter — protein sequence MVPDQRIHEHPAASAEWLRAARAARSLSIATLVWLGIESTLGLAAGFAAHSLALIGWGLSSFVEAAASLIVVWRFTGARTLSLSAERTARRAVAVSCWLLAPYLVLHVVYDLDAGQRSAPSVLGILVTTFSLISMPALGIAKRRLGARLASAATSGEGAQNLICAAMAAGVLASLWLNTLGWWWVDPAVAVALAGVAVREGGRAWRGHGCCH from the coding sequence ATGGTGCCTGACCAGCGGATTCATGAGCATCCGGCCGCGTCAGCAGAGTGGCTGCGCGCTGCCCGCGCCGCCCGTTCGCTCTCGATCGCCACGCTTGTCTGGCTGGGCATCGAGAGCACACTGGGCCTGGCAGCCGGCTTCGCGGCGCATTCCCTGGCGCTGATCGGGTGGGGCCTGTCGTCGTTCGTGGAGGCGGCGGCCAGCCTGATCGTGGTGTGGCGGTTCACCGGCGCCCGCACGCTCTCGCTGAGCGCGGAGCGCACCGCCCGGCGGGCGGTCGCGGTGAGCTGCTGGCTGCTCGCGCCCTACCTCGTCCTCCATGTGGTCTACGACCTGGACGCCGGGCAGCGGTCCGCGCCTAGCGTGCTGGGGATTCTGGTGACCACGTTCAGCCTGATCAGCATGCCTGCTCTGGGGATCGCCAAGCGGCGGCTCGGGGCGCGGCTGGCGTCCGCGGCCACGTCGGGAGAGGGCGCGCAGAACCTCATCTGCGCCGCCATGGCGGCAGGGGTGCTGGCGAGCCTGTGGCTCAACACGCTGGGCTGGTGGTGGGTCGATCCGGCCGTGGCGGTGGCGCTGGCCGGGGTCGCCGTTCGGGAGGGCGGACGGGCCTGGCGTGGCCACGGCTGCTGCCATTAG
- a CDS encoding substrate-binding domain-containing protein: MGRHRTDELDGGYRSHEPPARRRSSSGRGRVIVPLAGAVALAVLLGVAAFVIFNRDHDCSGGKLALRVVATPDIQPALNKIAGNYNKAMHSIDSKCVEVTVAKEAAARTANAVAAGKVNADFWVADSSLLMESLRTTPAGQALPQVDGSIAASPVVLAAAKSFASKLTGTLQPSWAAMISAANVANVDGPGKKVRVLALDPQKNSAGLAALLAAAGAAKEAKQDKALVGALKELSGQLASDSTALLASLTVKSGSRVPVGVASEQAIYAHNAKKPENPVVALYPKEGTLSLDYPVTILTKDPSVLKAAADFKQDLATESAKKVLREAGFRSTDGKAGDALSKDKGFTPETPPALEPPDGATVARMVQTWSRLNLGSRLLTLLDVSGTMALPVPGTGMTRMQAINKIATEGLGLFPADSELGLWTFSTHMDGQGRDWKELVSVGPLSESINGTLRKDMMVKTFASIQAKATGDTGLNDTIKAAYTQMTKTYAEDKINTMVILTDGAGNDDPDGGVKNGEILQFLKKTYNPKRPVSILLIAFGPEAEKGKQQMDALAKATGGEAYIAKNILQVRDFFLQGMERRLCTPNCDG; this comes from the coding sequence GTGGGGCGACACCGCACAGACGAGCTCGACGGCGGATACAGATCGCACGAACCCCCGGCCCGCAGACGCTCCAGCAGCGGTCGCGGCAGGGTGATCGTGCCGCTGGCCGGTGCCGTCGCGCTGGCCGTGCTCCTCGGTGTCGCCGCGTTCGTCATCTTCAACCGCGATCACGACTGCTCGGGCGGCAAGCTGGCGCTGCGCGTCGTCGCCACCCCCGACATCCAGCCCGCCCTCAACAAGATCGCGGGCAACTACAACAAGGCCATGCACTCGATAGACAGCAAGTGCGTCGAGGTGACGGTGGCTAAGGAGGCCGCGGCCAGGACCGCGAACGCGGTGGCAGCGGGCAAGGTCAACGCCGACTTCTGGGTGGCCGACTCCAGCCTGCTGATGGAGAGCCTGCGCACCACCCCGGCCGGCCAGGCGCTGCCGCAGGTGGACGGCTCGATCGCGGCCTCGCCCGTGGTGCTGGCGGCGGCCAAGTCGTTCGCGTCGAAACTGACCGGCACCCTCCAGCCGAGCTGGGCGGCGATGATCTCGGCGGCGAACGTGGCCAACGTGGACGGTCCGGGCAAGAAGGTCCGCGTGCTCGCGCTCGACCCCCAGAAGAACTCCGCCGGGCTGGCCGCGCTGCTGGCCGCCGCCGGCGCGGCGAAGGAGGCCAAGCAGGACAAGGCCCTGGTCGGCGCGCTGAAGGAGCTGTCGGGGCAGCTCGCGTCCGACTCGACGGCGCTGCTGGCGAGCCTCACGGTGAAGTCGGGCAGCAGGGTGCCCGTCGGCGTCGCCTCCGAGCAGGCCATCTACGCCCACAACGCGAAAAAGCCGGAGAACCCGGTGGTCGCGCTCTATCCGAAGGAAGGCACGCTGAGCCTCGACTACCCGGTCACGATCCTCACCAAGGATCCGTCGGTGCTCAAGGCCGCGGCGGACTTCAAGCAGGACCTCGCCACGGAGTCGGCCAAGAAGGTCCTGCGCGAGGCGGGCTTCCGGAGCACGGACGGCAAGGCGGGCGACGCGCTCTCGAAGGACAAGGGGTTCACGCCTGAGACGCCGCCGGCCCTGGAGCCGCCGGACGGCGCGACCGTCGCCAGGATGGTGCAGACCTGGTCCAGGCTGAACCTCGGCAGCCGCCTGCTCACGCTGCTCGACGTCTCCGGCACGATGGCGCTGCCCGTCCCCGGTACGGGGATGACCCGCATGCAGGCCATCAACAAGATCGCCACCGAGGGCCTCGGCCTGTTCCCCGCCGACTCCGAGCTGGGCCTGTGGACGTTCTCCACGCACATGGACGGACAGGGCAGGGACTGGAAGGAGCTCGTCTCCGTGGGCCCGCTCAGCGAGTCGATCAACGGGACGCTCCGCAAGGACATGATGGTCAAGACGTTCGCCTCGATCCAGGCCAAGGCCACGGGCGACACCGGGCTGAACGACACGATCAAGGCCGCGTACACGCAGATGACCAAGACATACGCGGAAGACAAGATCAACACGATGGTCATCCTCACGGACGGCGCCGGCAACGACGACCCGGACGGCGGCGTGAAGAACGGCGAGATCCTGCAGTTCCTGAAGAAGACCTACAACCCGAAGCGGCCCGTCAGCATCCTGCTGATCGCGTTCGGTCCGGAGGCCGAGAAGGGCAAGCAGCAGATGGACGCCCTGGCCAAGGCCACGGGCGGCGAGGCGTACATCGCCAAGAACATCCTCCAGGTGCGCGACTTCTTCCTCCAGGGCATGGAACGCCGCCTCTGCACCCCCAACTGCGACGGGTGA
- a CDS encoding sigma-70 family RNA polymerase sigma factor, whose amino-acid sequence MPGWPSIGRAEEHELVEALRRAHTDAPAKLYDSYAERLHDYAASFAADVAADAVHDALVTAQGCVHRLKEPARLRAWLYALTRFQVRARLAHRTPAEGMPLPVLEEHDDPELADLVHETLGELSRSEREVLELSLRHGLTPAEVGAVLGLTSRQAVGRLGRARDHLENAAAAVVLARTGRAHCPDLSAMLDGCESPLTPLLRRRLSGHIGGCEVCTEGRHRQVSAGRLLDMVPVAYPPISLRRRVIDTCVNPERDQTRTLITDRGDSFDKAGFPVAVEPRSRRRRPRRLAPVLLAGACVLAATGAMVAINGGDASDDTPLRAAPSPTVSLEESPGEDTTEDTTEDPPTPEPTDEQDELTPAPTPSRTPSGRATPTARPSARQATVPTPARRRPAPGARLGTSCPQALDGAAKIGIRARNAAVSWVATASPGLDVFPASGSIKAGGSVAIWVTVLDPDSSGRGRVTFTSNGGTASCSLTWNGRTGQTSEPTREPTASAEPSASPSETASADDAENLDG is encoded by the coding sequence GTGCCCGGATGGCCGTCCATCGGTCGCGCCGAGGAGCATGAGCTGGTCGAGGCTCTGCGCCGCGCGCACACCGACGCTCCCGCCAAGCTGTACGACTCCTACGCCGAGCGGCTGCACGACTACGCCGCCTCCTTCGCCGCCGACGTGGCCGCGGACGCCGTGCACGACGCCCTGGTCACCGCGCAGGGGTGCGTGCACCGGCTGAAGGAGCCGGCCAGGCTGCGCGCCTGGCTGTACGCGCTGACCAGGTTCCAGGTGCGGGCCAGGCTGGCGCATCGGACGCCCGCTGAGGGCATGCCGCTGCCGGTGCTCGAGGAGCACGACGACCCCGAGCTGGCCGACCTGGTCCACGAGACGCTGGGCGAGCTGAGCAGGAGCGAGCGCGAGGTCCTGGAGCTGTCGCTGCGCCACGGCCTGACGCCGGCCGAGGTCGGCGCGGTGCTCGGGCTGACCTCGCGGCAGGCGGTGGGCAGGCTCGGCAGGGCCCGCGACCACCTGGAGAACGCCGCCGCCGCCGTGGTGCTGGCCAGGACGGGCCGGGCGCACTGCCCTGACCTGTCAGCCATGCTGGACGGCTGCGAGTCCCCGCTCACCCCGCTGCTGCGGCGGCGGCTGTCGGGGCACATCGGCGGATGCGAGGTGTGCACCGAGGGCCGGCACCGGCAGGTCTCGGCGGGGCGGCTCCTGGACATGGTGCCGGTCGCGTACCCGCCCATCTCGCTGCGCCGCCGCGTGATCGACACGTGCGTCAACCCCGAACGCGACCAGACCCGCACCCTGATCACCGATCGCGGGGACAGCTTCGACAAGGCCGGCTTCCCCGTGGCCGTCGAGCCCCGCTCGCGGCGACGCAGACCGCGCCGCCTGGCGCCGGTCCTGCTGGCGGGCGCGTGCGTGCTGGCCGCGACGGGGGCCATGGTCGCGATCAACGGCGGCGACGCCTCCGATGACACTCCCCTGCGGGCCGCGCCCTCGCCCACCGTCTCCCTCGAGGAGAGCCCTGGGGAGGACACCACGGAGGACACCACGGAGGACCCGCCGACGCCCGAGCCCACGGACGAGCAGGACGAGCTCACGCCGGCCCCCACGCCCAGCCGCACCCCCTCCGGCCGCGCCACCCCGACGGCGCGGCCGAGCGCCAGGCAGGCGACCGTCCCGACCCCCGCCCGCCGCAGGCCGGCACCCGGCGCCCGGCTCGGCACCTCGTGCCCGCAGGCGCTCGACGGCGCGGCCAAGATCGGGATCCGAGCCCGCAACGCCGCGGTCTCGTGGGTGGCGACCGCCTCGCCAGGACTGGACGTGTTCCCGGCGAGCGGGTCGATCAAGGCCGGCGGCTCCGTGGCGATCTGGGTGACGGTCCTCGACCCGGACAGCTCGGGCAGGGGCCGCGTCACCTTCACCTCGAACGGCGGCACCGCGAGCTGCTCGCTGACCTGGAACGGCCGTACGGGGCAGACGTCCGAGCCGACCCGTGAGCCGACGGCCTCCGCCGAGCCCAGCGCGTCGCCCTCCGAGACCGCGTCCGCGGACGACGCCGAAAATCTCGACGGCTAA